A window of the Pseudomonas furukawaii genome harbors these coding sequences:
- the ychF gene encoding redox-regulated ATPase YchF translates to MGFNCGIVGLPNVGKSTLFNALTKSGIAAENFPFCTIEPNSGIVPMPDPRLNALAEIVKPERVIPTTMEFVDIAGLVAGASKGEGLGNKFLANIRETDAIAHVVRCFEDDNVIHVSNSVDPKRDIEIIDLELIFADLDSCEKQLQKVARNAKGGDKDALAQKALLEKLIPHFSEGKPARSLLKNLGEEEKRLVRGFHLLTSKPVMYIANVAEDGFENNPHLDVVRAIAEEEGAIVVPVCNKIEAEIAELDDGEEKDMFLEALGLEEPGLNRVIRAGYDLLNLQTYFTAGVKEVRAWTVRVGATAPQAAAVIHTDFEKGFIRAEVVAYDDFIQFKGEAGAKEAGKWRLEGKEYIVKDGDVMHFRFNV, encoded by the coding sequence ATGGGATTCAATTGCGGCATCGTCGGCCTGCCCAACGTCGGCAAGTCCACCCTGTTCAACGCCCTGACCAAGTCCGGCATCGCGGCGGAAAACTTCCCTTTCTGCACCATCGAGCCCAACAGCGGCATCGTGCCGATGCCCGACCCGCGTCTCAACGCCCTGGCCGAGATCGTCAAGCCCGAGCGCGTGATTCCCACCACCATGGAATTCGTCGACATCGCAGGCCTGGTAGCGGGCGCCTCCAAGGGTGAGGGCCTGGGCAACAAGTTCCTCGCCAACATCCGCGAGACCGACGCCATCGCCCACGTCGTGCGCTGCTTCGAAGACGATAACGTCATCCACGTCTCCAACAGCGTCGACCCCAAGCGCGACATCGAGATCATCGACCTCGAACTGATCTTCGCCGACCTCGACAGCTGCGAGAAACAACTGCAGAAAGTCGCACGCAACGCCAAGGGCGGCGACAAGGACGCCCTGGCCCAGAAAGCCCTGCTGGAGAAGCTCATCCCCCACTTCAGCGAAGGCAAGCCCGCTCGCTCCCTGCTGAAAAACCTGGGAGAGGAGGAGAAGCGCCTCGTCCGCGGCTTCCACCTGCTTACCAGCAAGCCGGTCATGTACATCGCCAACGTCGCCGAGGACGGCTTCGAGAACAACCCACACCTCGACGTGGTGAGAGCCATCGCCGAGGAAGAAGGCGCCATCGTCGTGCCGGTCTGCAACAAGATCGAAGCCGAGATCGCCGAACTGGACGACGGTGAAGAGAAAGACATGTTCCTCGAAGCCCTGGGCCTCGAAGAGCCTGGCCTGAACCGCGTAATCCGCGCCGGCTACGACCTGCTCAACCTGCAGACCTACTTCACCGCTGGCGTGAAGGAAGTCCGCGCCTGGACCGTACGCGTCGGCGCCACCGCACCACAAGCCGCCGCCGTGATCCACACCGACTTCGAAAAAGGCTTCATCCGCGCCGAAGTGGTCGCATACGACGACTTCATCCAGTTCAAGGGCGAAGCCGGTGCCAAGGAAGCGGGCAAATGGCGCCTGGAAGGCAAGGAATATATCGTCAAGGACGGCGACGTTATGCACTTCCGCTTCAACGTCTAA
- the ispE gene encoding 4-(cytidine 5'-diphospho)-2-C-methyl-D-erythritol kinase has protein sequence MQDAQLILPAPAKLNLMLHILGRRADGYHELQTLFQFLDHGDELGFTLRQDGDIRLRTEVPGVPHDSNLIVRAARKLQVESGCRLGADIWLDKRLPMGGGIGGGSSDAATTLLALDRLWSLDWSEDRLAALGLTLGADVPVFVRGRAAFAEGVGEQLTPVELPEPWFLVAVPQVFVSTAEIFSDPELTRNSPPIKVRSLLGGDSRNDCQPVVEKRYPEVRNALMELNKFTSARLTGTGACVFGSFPNRGDADKVRRQLPATLPSFIAQGRNISMLHRKLQGQA, from the coding sequence ATGCAGGATGCACAACTGATCCTGCCCGCGCCGGCCAAGCTCAACCTCATGCTGCACATCCTCGGCCGTCGCGCCGACGGTTATCACGAGCTGCAGACCCTCTTCCAGTTCCTCGACCATGGCGACGAACTGGGTTTCACCCTGCGCCAGGACGGGGACATCCGCCTGCGCACCGAGGTACCCGGCGTTCCCCACGACAGCAATCTGATCGTCCGCGCTGCCCGCAAGCTGCAGGTCGAGTCCGGCTGCCGTCTGGGTGCCGACATCTGGCTGGACAAGCGCCTGCCCATGGGCGGGGGAATCGGCGGTGGCAGCTCTGACGCAGCCACCACCCTGCTCGCCCTCGACCGGCTGTGGAGCCTCGACTGGAGCGAAGATCGCCTCGCGGCGCTGGGGCTCACCCTGGGCGCCGACGTGCCAGTGTTCGTGCGCGGTCGTGCGGCCTTCGCCGAAGGCGTGGGCGAGCAACTGACCCCAGTGGAACTACCCGAACCCTGGTTCCTCGTCGCCGTACCGCAAGTCTTTGTCAGCACAGCAGAAATATTCTCCGATCCCGAGTTGACACGAAATTCTCCGCCCATTAAAGTTCGCAGCCTTCTCGGGGGGGACAGTCGTAACGACTGCCAGCCGGTGGTCGAGAAGCGTTACCCCGAAGTGCGTAACGCGCTGATGGAATTGAATAAATTCACATCGGCCAGACTGACCGGAACCGGAGCTTGTGTGTTTGGGAGCTTCCCAAACCGGGGCGATGCTGATAAAGTTCGCCGCCAACTTCCGGCCACACTGCCAAGCTTCATAGCCCAAGGCCGCAACATCTCGATGTTGCACCGCAAGCTGCAAGGTCAGGCCTGA
- the prmC gene encoding peptide chain release factor N(5)-glutamine methyltransferase, whose protein sequence is MTIIASLLRQASLPDSPSPRLDAELLLAAALGKPRSFLHTWPERVVSSEVAERYAGYLARRRAGEPVAYILGHQGFWSLDLEVAPDTLIPRPDTELLVETALALLPGASAEALDLGTGSGAIALALGCERPGWTVTGVDRISAAVQLAERNRARLRLGNVRFLESHWFSALGEQRFALIVSNPPYIRAQDPHLGQGDVRFEPSSALVAGDDGLDDIRQIIQGAPAHLLPGGWLLLEHGYDQAPEVRDLLARGGFARVESRRDLGGHERISLGQWPC, encoded by the coding sequence ATGACCATCATCGCCAGCCTGTTGAGACAGGCCAGCCTGCCGGATTCCCCGTCGCCGCGCCTGGACGCCGAGTTGCTGCTGGCGGCAGCCCTCGGCAAGCCTCGCAGCTTCCTCCACACCTGGCCGGAGCGCGTGGTGTCCAGCGAGGTGGCCGAGCGTTACGCCGGCTACCTCGCGCGCCGTCGTGCCGGCGAGCCGGTGGCCTACATCCTCGGGCACCAGGGCTTCTGGAGCCTGGACCTGGAAGTGGCGCCGGACACCCTGATTCCACGCCCCGACACCGAGCTGCTGGTGGAAACCGCGCTGGCCCTGCTGCCCGGCGCATCCGCCGAGGCGCTGGACCTGGGCACAGGTTCTGGCGCCATCGCCCTGGCCCTGGGGTGCGAGCGGCCGGGCTGGACGGTCACCGGCGTCGATCGCATTTCCGCCGCCGTGCAACTGGCCGAACGCAACCGTGCACGCCTCAGGCTGGGCAATGTGCGTTTCCTGGAGAGCCACTGGTTCTCCGCCCTGGGCGAGCAGCGTTTCGCCCTCATCGTCAGCAATCCGCCCTACATCCGCGCCCAGGATCCGCACCTGGGCCAGGGCGATGTGCGCTTCGAGCCGTCCAGCGCCCTGGTGGCCGGCGACGACGGCCTCGACGATATCCGCCAGATCATCCAGGGCGCCCCCGCGCATCTGCTGCCGGGTGGTTGGCTGCTGCTGGAGCATGGCTACGACCAGGCGCCGGAGGTCCGCGACCTGCTGGCCCGTGGCGGCTTCGCCAGGGTGGAAAGCCGTCGAGACCTGGGCGGCCATGAACGTATCTCCCTGGGGCAATGGCCATGTTGA
- a CDS encoding ribose-phosphate pyrophosphokinase, translating to MSKMMVFTGNANPDLARRVVRQLHIPLGDASVGKFSDGEISAEINENVRGKDVFLIQPTCAPTNDNLMELVVMADAFRRSSASRITAVIPYFGYARQDRRPRSARVAISAKVVADMLTVVGIDRVLTVDLHADQIQGFFDIPVDNIYGSPVLVDDIEDQRFENLMIVSPDIGGVVRARAVAKSLGVDLAIIDKRRPKANQSEVMHIIGDVEGRTCVLVDDMVDTAGTLGHAAKALKDHGAAKVYAYCTHPVLSGRAIENIENSVLDELVVTNTIPLSAAAQACSRIRQLDIAPVVAEAVRRISNEESISAMFR from the coding sequence GTGTCCAAGATGATGGTCTTCACGGGGAACGCCAACCCCGATCTGGCGCGTCGCGTCGTACGTCAACTGCATATCCCCCTCGGTGATGCCTCCGTAGGCAAGTTCTCCGATGGCGAAATCAGTGCTGAAATCAATGAGAATGTCCGCGGCAAGGACGTTTTCCTGATCCAGCCGACTTGCGCACCGACCAACGACAACCTGATGGAACTGGTGGTGATGGCTGACGCCTTCCGCCGTTCCTCGGCCTCCCGCATCACCGCGGTCATCCCCTACTTCGGCTACGCCCGCCAAGATCGCCGTCCGCGCTCCGCCCGCGTGGCGATCAGCGCCAAGGTCGTGGCTGACATGCTGACCGTCGTCGGCATCGACCGTGTCCTCACCGTCGACCTGCATGCCGACCAGATTCAGGGCTTCTTCGATATACCCGTAGACAACATCTACGGCTCCCCCGTACTGGTGGACGACATCGAAGACCAGCGCTTCGAAAACCTGATGATCGTCTCCCCGGACATCGGCGGCGTCGTGCGCGCACGCGCTGTGGCCAAGTCCCTGGGCGTCGACCTTGCCATCATCGACAAGCGTCGTCCCAAGGCCAACCAATCCGAAGTCATGCACATCATCGGCGATGTCGAAGGCCGCACCTGTGTGCTGGTCGACGACATGGTCGACACCGCCGGCACCCTTGGCCACGCCGCCAAGGCCCTGAAGGACCACGGTGCCGCCAAGGTCTACGCCTACTGCACCCACCCGGTGCTGTCCGGCCGCGCCATCGAGAACATCGAAAACTCCGTGCTGGACGAACTGGTGGTGACCAACACCATCCCGCTGTCCGCCGCGGCACAAGCCTGCTCGCGTATCCGCCAACTGGATATCGCACCGGTTGTGGCTGAAGCGGTCCGCCGCATCAGCAACGAAGAATCGATCAGCGCGATGTTCCGCTAA
- a CDS encoding molybdopterin-synthase adenylyltransferase MoeB, producing MLSDQELLRYSRQILLPQIDVEGQLRLKQGRVLIVGLGGLGSPVALYLAAAGVGELHLADFDSVDLTNLQRQVIHDSHSVGVLKVDSAMARLSVLNPEVRLVPITRALDEDSLATAVAAVDLVLDCTDNFGTREAVNAACVAAGKPLVSGAAIRLEGQLSVFDPRRDDSPCYHCLYGHGSEAELTCSEAGVVGPLVGLVGSLQALEALKLLAGFGEPMVGRLLLVDALGTRFRELRVKRDPACAVCGSRHA from the coding sequence ATGTTGAGCGATCAGGAACTGCTTCGTTACAGCCGGCAGATCCTCCTGCCGCAGATCGACGTGGAAGGGCAACTGCGCCTGAAACAGGGGCGCGTGCTCATCGTCGGCCTGGGTGGGCTGGGCTCTCCGGTGGCCCTCTACCTGGCCGCCGCCGGTGTGGGCGAGCTTCACCTGGCGGACTTCGACAGCGTCGACCTCACCAACCTGCAGCGGCAGGTCATCCATGACAGCCACAGCGTCGGCGTCCTCAAGGTGGATTCCGCCATGGCGCGCTTGTCCGTCCTCAACCCGGAGGTGCGGCTGGTGCCCATCACGCGTGCGCTGGACGAGGACAGCCTGGCCACCGCCGTCGCCGCCGTCGACCTTGTGCTCGACTGCACCGACAACTTCGGCACCCGCGAGGCGGTCAATGCCGCCTGCGTGGCCGCCGGCAAGCCGCTGGTCTCCGGCGCCGCGATCCGCCTCGAAGGCCAGCTTTCGGTGTTCGATCCGCGTCGCGACGACAGCCCCTGTTACCACTGTCTCTACGGCCACGGCAGCGAAGCCGAGCTGACCTGCAGCGAGGCCGGCGTGGTCGGCCCGCTGGTGGGCCTGGTGGGCAGCCTGCAGGCCCTGGAAGCCCTGAAGCTGCTGGCCGGTTTCGGCGAGCCCATGGTCGGCCGCCTGCTGCTGGTGGATGCCCTGGGCACCCGCTTCCGTGAGTTGCGGGTCAAGCGTGATCCCGCGTGCGCCGTCTGCGGGAGCCGGCATGCCTGA
- a CDS encoding 50S ribosomal protein L25/general stress protein Ctc produces the protein MTDFALNASVRSDLGKGASRRLRRNEAQVPAVVYGGDKAPQSISLLAKELAKLLENEAAFSHVIALDVAGATETVLIKALQRHPSKGFVVHADFQRVVAGQKLTAHVPLHFINEATSVGVKQGGGEVSHTIAEVEVSCLPKDLPEFIEVDLAAVEVGQIVHLSDLKVPAGVELVALAHGNDLAVANIHAARVAKEEGAE, from the coding sequence ATGACTGATTTCGCCCTGAACGCTTCCGTTCGTTCCGACCTGGGGAAAGGTGCGAGCCGCCGCCTGCGTCGTAACGAAGCCCAAGTTCCCGCTGTTGTATACGGTGGTGACAAGGCTCCGCAATCCATCAGCCTGCTGGCCAAAGAGCTGGCCAAGCTGCTGGAAAACGAAGCCGCTTTCAGCCACGTGATCGCCCTGGACGTCGCCGGTGCCACCGAAACCGTTCTGATCAAGGCCCTGCAGCGTCACCCGTCCAAAGGCTTCGTCGTACACGCTGACTTCCAGCGCGTCGTAGCCGGCCAGAAACTGACCGCCCACGTTCCCCTGCACTTCATCAACGAAGCAACCTCCGTTGGCGTGAAGCAGGGCGGCGGCGAAGTTTCCCACACCATCGCCGAAGTCGAAGTTTCCTGCCTGCCGAAAGACCTGCCGGAATTCATCGAAGTCGACCTGGCTGCCGTGGAAGTTGGCCAGATCGTTCACCTGTCCGACCTGAAAGTGCCGGCCGGTGTTGAGCTGGTTGCACTGGCCCACGGTAACGACCTGGCCGTCGCCAACATCCACGCTGCTCGCGTAGCGAAGGAAGAAGGCGCCGAGTAA
- the hemA gene encoding glutamyl-tRNA reductase → MAFIALGINHKTASVDVRERVAFTPEQLVEALQQLCRITPSREAAILSTCNRSELYLEQDHPSADEVLAWLASYHNLSLDELRACAYVHQDDDAVRHMMRVASGLDSMVLGEPQILGQMKSAYAVAREAGTVGPLLGRLFQATFSTAKTVRTDTAIGENPVSVAFAAVSLAKQIFSDLHRSQALLIGAGETITLVARHLHEQGVKRIVVANRTLERASILAEEFGAHAVLLADMPQELANSDIVISSTASQLPILGKGAVERALKLRRHKPIFMVDIAVPRDIEPEVGELDDVYLYTVDDLHEVVAENLKSRQGAAQAAEELVGAGVSDFMQRLRELAAVDVLRAYRQQAERLRDEELGKAQRMLQNGASAEDVLAQLARGLTNKLLHAPSVQMKKLSAEGRFDALAVAQELFALDEGSDKSAQ, encoded by the coding sequence ATGGCCTTCATTGCTCTTGGTATCAACCACAAGACCGCCTCGGTGGACGTCCGCGAGCGTGTGGCCTTCACCCCCGAGCAGTTGGTGGAGGCCCTGCAGCAGCTGTGTCGAATCACGCCCAGCCGCGAGGCGGCCATCCTCTCCACCTGCAACCGCAGCGAACTCTACCTGGAGCAGGACCACCCCAGCGCCGACGAGGTGCTGGCCTGGCTGGCGAGCTATCACAACCTGAGCCTCGATGAGTTGCGGGCCTGCGCCTACGTACACCAGGACGACGATGCCGTGCGCCATATGATGCGCGTGGCCTCGGGGCTGGACTCCATGGTCCTGGGCGAGCCGCAGATCCTCGGCCAGATGAAGTCGGCCTACGCCGTGGCCCGTGAGGCCGGCACCGTCGGTCCGTTGCTGGGCCGGCTGTTCCAGGCCACCTTCAGCACCGCCAAGACCGTGCGCACCGACACCGCCATCGGCGAGAACCCGGTCTCCGTGGCCTTTGCCGCGGTGAGCCTGGCCAAGCAGATCTTCTCCGATCTGCACCGCAGCCAGGCGCTGCTGATCGGCGCCGGGGAAACCATCACCCTGGTGGCCCGCCACCTCCATGAGCAGGGGGTGAAGCGCATCGTTGTGGCCAACCGCACCCTGGAGCGCGCCAGCATCCTCGCCGAGGAATTCGGCGCCCATGCCGTGCTGCTGGCCGACATGCCCCAGGAGCTGGCCAACAGCGACATCGTCATCAGCTCCACCGCCAGCCAGTTGCCGATCCTCGGCAAGGGTGCGGTGGAGCGGGCGCTGAAGCTGCGCAGGCACAAGCCGATCTTCATGGTGGACATCGCCGTTCCCCGGGATATCGAGCCGGAAGTCGGCGAACTGGACGATGTCTACCTTTATACGGTGGACGACCTTCACGAAGTGGTCGCCGAGAACCTCAAGAGCCGCCAGGGGGCCGCCCAGGCCGCCGAAGAACTGGTGGGCGCGGGGGTCAGCGACTTCATGCAGCGCCTGCGCGAGCTGGCTGCGGTGGACGTGCTGCGTGCCTACCGCCAGCAGGCCGAGCGGCTGCGCGACGAGGAGTTGGGCAAGGCCCAGCGCATGCTGCAGAACGGCGCTTCCGCCGAAGATGTCCTGGCCCAGTTGGCCCGGGGCCTGACCAACAAGCTGCTGCACGCCCCGAGCGTGCAGATGAAGAAACTCTCCGCCGAAGGCCGCTTCGACGCGCTGGCCGTGGCCCAGGAACTCTTCGCCCTCGACGAGGGCTCGGATAAAAGCGCCCAATGA
- the lolB gene encoding lipoprotein insertase outer membrane protein LolB — protein sequence MRLRHLLAAGALVLLTGCAALAPHETLEGQGNQAIWKAHKTQIAALDGWQISGKVGIRAPKDSGSGTLFWLQRQDYYDIRLSGPLGRGAARLTGRPGQVELEVANQGRYQAESPEALLEEQLGWRLPVSHLLWWVRGLPAPASRSVVTLDGNSHLSRLEQDGWQVQYLSYVEQNGYSLPERIKLSGEDLDVTLVIKDWQPRQLGQ from the coding sequence ATGCGTCTACGTCATCTACTCGCAGCCGGCGCGCTCGTCCTGCTCACCGGCTGCGCCGCCCTCGCCCCCCACGAAACCCTCGAAGGCCAGGGCAACCAGGCCATCTGGAAAGCCCACAAGACCCAGATCGCCGCACTGGATGGCTGGCAGATCAGTGGCAAGGTGGGCATCCGCGCACCGAAGGACTCCGGCAGCGGCACCCTCTTCTGGCTGCAGCGCCAGGACTACTACGACATCCGGCTCTCCGGCCCCCTCGGCCGTGGCGCCGCCCGCCTCACCGGCCGCCCGGGCCAGGTCGAACTGGAAGTGGCCAACCAGGGCCGCTACCAGGCCGAATCCCCCGAGGCCCTGCTGGAAGAACAATTGGGCTGGCGCCTACCGGTGTCCCACCTGCTCTGGTGGGTGCGCGGTCTCCCCGCCCCAGCCAGCCGCAGCGTTGTCACGCTTGACGGCAACAGCCACCTGTCGCGCCTGGAGCAGGACGGCTGGCAGGTGCAGTACCTGAGCTACGTCGAACAGAACGGTTACTCGCTGCCCGAGCGCATCAAGCTCAGCGGAGAGGACCTCGACGTCACCCTGGTGATCAAGGACTGGCAACCGCGCCAGCTCGGCCAGTGA
- the pth gene encoding aminoacyl-tRNA hydrolase codes for MTAIQLIVGLGNPGPEYDQTRHNAGALFVERLADRERINLSLDKKYFGLVGKFSHQGRDIRLLIPTTYMNRSGQAVAALAGFFRIPPEAILVAHDELDMPPGVAKLKTGGGHGGHNGLRDIIAQLGNQNSFHRLRLGIGHPGHSSLVSGFVLGRAPRSEQELLDTSIDSALDVMPELLAGDLTRAMQKLHSRKA; via the coding sequence GTGACTGCCATCCAACTGATCGTAGGCCTCGGTAACCCCGGTCCGGAATACGACCAGACCCGGCATAACGCAGGGGCCCTTTTCGTTGAGCGCCTGGCTGACCGCGAACGGATCAACCTCAGCCTCGACAAGAAATACTTCGGCCTGGTCGGGAAGTTCTCCCATCAGGGCCGTGACATTCGTCTGCTGATCCCCACCACCTATATGAACCGCAGCGGCCAGGCCGTGGCGGCGCTCGCAGGATTCTTTCGCATTCCCCCCGAAGCCATCCTGGTGGCCCACGACGAACTCGACATGCCGCCCGGCGTCGCCAAGCTCAAGACCGGCGGTGGCCACGGTGGCCACAACGGGTTGCGCGACATCATCGCCCAGCTCGGCAACCAGAATTCGTTCCATCGCCTGCGGCTTGGCATTGGCCATCCGGGGCACAGCAGCCTGGTCTCCGGCTTCGTTCTCGGTCGCGCCCCGCGCAGCGAACAGGAACTGCTCGACACCAGCATCGATTCCGCCCTCGACGTGATGCCAGAACTGCTCGCCGGTGACCTCACCCGCGCCATGCAGAAACTGCACAGTCGCAAGGCGTGA
- a CDS encoding tetratricopeptide repeat protein yields the protein MNKSLALLTALLFLGGCQSLTLKSPDGSPPVEEGTQASAPAKPEVYGSFSRETLYSLLAAELAGQRNRFDIALGNYVQQANATQDPAVAERAFRIAEYLGADQAGLDTSLIWAKNAPDNLDAQRAAAVQLARAGRYDESMTFMEKVLQAQGDTHFDFLALSAAETDAETRTGLLQSFDRLLAKHPENSQLVFGKAVLLQQDGRTEEALALLEDLPPSDQEIAPILLRARLLQSLQRGDEAAPLLRKAIKQHPDDKRLRLTYARLLVEQGKLDEAKSEFSGLVQQFPDDDDLRYSLALVCLEGEAWDEAQVYLEELVDRGSHLDAAHFNLGQVYEKRGDNESALIEYALVGPGNDYLPAQMRQLDILLASGRADEAEARLSRARDAQPDYAIQLYLIEAESLANRGQVARAWKVIGQGLQQFPDDLNLLYTRAMLAEKRDDLAQLEKDLRFIIEREPENAMALNALGYTLADRTTRYDEARQLVEQAHRLNPDDPAILDSLGWVNYRMGDLDEAERLLRQALEKFPDHEVAAHLGEVLWAQGKQVEARKVWAEALQKQPDSDILRDTLQRLTGSGTL from the coding sequence ATGAACAAATCCCTCGCGTTGCTGACCGCCCTGCTGTTTCTCGGCGGCTGTCAGAGCCTGACCCTCAAGTCTCCTGACGGCTCTCCGCCAGTGGAGGAAGGCACCCAGGCCTCCGCGCCCGCCAAGCCCGAGGTCTATGGCTCGTTCAGCCGCGAAACCCTCTATTCCCTGCTGGCCGCCGAACTGGCCGGCCAGAGAAACCGCTTCGACATCGCCCTTGGCAACTACGTACAGCAGGCCAACGCGACCCAGGATCCGGCCGTCGCCGAACGCGCCTTCCGTATCGCCGAATACCTGGGGGCGGACCAGGCCGGCCTCGACACCTCGCTGATCTGGGCGAAGAACGCGCCGGACAACCTCGACGCCCAGCGCGCCGCCGCCGTACAGCTGGCACGTGCCGGCCGCTACGACGAATCCATGACCTTCATGGAGAAGGTGCTCCAGGCCCAGGGCGACACCCATTTCGACTTCCTCGCACTCTCCGCCGCCGAGACCGACGCCGAGACCCGCACCGGCCTGCTGCAGAGTTTCGACCGACTCCTGGCCAAGCACCCGGAGAACAGCCAGTTGGTGTTCGGCAAGGCCGTGCTGCTGCAACAGGATGGCCGCACCGAAGAGGCCCTCGCCCTGCTGGAAGACCTGCCGCCCAGTGACCAGGAAATCGCCCCGATCCTGCTCCGCGCCCGCCTGCTGCAAAGCCTGCAACGCGGCGACGAAGCCGCTCCCCTCCTGCGGAAGGCCATCAAGCAGCACCCGGACGACAAACGCCTGCGCCTGACCTACGCCCGCCTGCTGGTGGAGCAGGGCAAGCTGGACGAGGCCAAATCCGAGTTCTCCGGCCTGGTGCAGCAGTTCCCCGATGACGACGACCTGCGCTACTCCCTGGCGCTGGTGTGCCTCGAGGGCGAGGCCTGGGACGAAGCCCAGGTCTACCTGGAGGAGCTGGTGGACCGTGGCAGCCATCTGGATGCGGCCCACTTCAACCTCGGGCAGGTCTATGAAAAGCGCGGCGACAACGAGAGCGCCCTGATCGAGTACGCCCTGGTAGGCCCTGGCAACGACTATCTGCCGGCACAGATGCGCCAACTGGACATCCTCCTCGCCAGCGGTCGCGCGGACGAAGCCGAAGCGCGCCTGTCCAGGGCCCGCGATGCCCAACCTGACTACGCCATCCAGCTCTACCTCATCGAGGCCGAAAGCCTGGCCAATCGCGGGCAGGTCGCCCGCGCCTGGAAGGTCATCGGCCAGGGGCTGCAGCAATTCCCCGACGACCTCAACCTGCTCTACACCCGCGCCATGTTGGCGGAGAAGCGCGACGACCTGGCCCAACTGGAGAAGGACCTGCGCTTCATCATCGAGCGCGAACCGGAGAACGCCATGGCCCTGAACGCCCTGGGCTACACCCTCGCGGATCGCACCACGCGCTACGACGAAGCCCGGCAACTGGTCGAGCAGGCCCACCGGCTGAACCCGGATGACCCTGCGATCCTCGACAGCCTGGGCTGGGTCAACTACCGCATGGGCGACCTCGACGAAGCCGAGCGCCTGCTGCGCCAGGCCCTGGAGAAATTCCCCGACCACGAAGTCGCCGCGCATCTGGGTGAAGTCCTCTGGGCCCAGGGCAAACAGGTGGAAGCGCGCAAGGTCTGGGCCGAAGCCCTGCAGAAACAACCCGACAGCGACATCCTCCGTGACACCCTGCAACGCCTGACCGGCTCCGGAACCCTCTGA
- the prfA gene encoding peptide chain release factor 1, giving the protein MKASLLNKLDLLQDRYEELTALLGDAEVISDQGKFRAYSKEFAEVEPVILAYREFRKVQGDLEGAQALLKDSDPDLREMAEEEVDQARTRLVGLEDRLQRMLLPKDPNDGRNVFLEIRAGTGGDEAAIFSGDLFRMYSRYAERQGWRVEILSENEGEHGGYKEVIARVEGDNVYAKLKFESGAHRVQRVPETESQGRIHTSACTVAVLPEPDEQAAIEINPADLRVDTYRASGAGGQHVNKTDSAVRITHIPSGIVVECQEERSQHKNRAKAMAWLAAKLNDQQEAAAHKEMSDTRRLLVGSGDRSERIRTYNYPQGRVTDHRINLTLYALDDVMAGGVEAVIEPLLAEYQADQLAALGD; this is encoded by the coding sequence ATGAAAGCTTCCCTGCTGAACAAGCTCGACCTCCTCCAGGACCGCTACGAGGAGCTCACCGCCCTGCTCGGCGATGCCGAAGTCATCAGTGATCAGGGCAAGTTCCGCGCCTATTCCAAGGAGTTCGCCGAGGTCGAGCCGGTGATCCTCGCCTACCGTGAATTTCGCAAGGTGCAGGGCGACCTCGAAGGCGCCCAGGCGTTGCTCAAGGACAGCGATCCGGACCTGCGCGAGATGGCCGAGGAAGAAGTGGACCAGGCCCGCACCCGACTGGTGGGGCTGGAGGACCGCCTGCAGCGCATGCTGCTGCCGAAGGATCCCAACGACGGCCGCAACGTCTTCCTGGAAATCCGGGCCGGCACCGGTGGCGATGAGGCGGCGATCTTCTCGGGTGACCTGTTCCGCATGTATTCCCGCTATGCCGAGCGCCAGGGCTGGCGTGTCGAGATCCTCTCCGAGAACGAGGGGGAGCATGGCGGCTACAAGGAAGTGATCGCCCGGGTGGAAGGCGACAACGTCTACGCCAAGCTGAAATTCGAGTCTGGCGCCCACCGCGTCCAGCGAGTTCCGGAGACCGAATCCCAGGGCCGCATCCACACCTCCGCCTGCACCGTCGCCGTGCTGCCGGAGCCCGACGAGCAGGCCGCCATCGAGATCAATCCGGCGGACCTGCGTGTGGACACCTATCGCGCGTCCGGCGCTGGCGGCCAGCACGTGAACAAGACCGACTCGGCGGTGCGCATCACCCACATCCCCTCCGGGATCGTGGTCGAGTGCCAGGAGGAGCGTTCCCAGCACAAGAACCGCGCCAAGGCCATGGCCTGGCTGGCCGCCAAGCTGAATGACCAGCAGGAGGCCGCAGCCCACAAGGAAATGTCCGATACCCGCCGGCTGCTGGTGGGGTCCGGTGACCGTTCCGAGCGTATCCGCACCTACAACTACCCGCAGGGCCGGGTGACCGACCACCGTATCAACCTGACCCTCTATGCCCTGGACGACGTGATGGCCGGCGGCGTCGAGGCGGTGATCGAGCCGCTCCTGGCCGAGTACCAGGCCGACCAGTTGGCGGCCCTGGGGGACTGA